GGGATTGATGCCTTGCATCCCGAAGATGAAAAAATGGTCAAAAACAAGACCCTTTCGCGCCCCCGCCCGGGGCACGCGGATTTGAACGGGGCAATCAAGTATAACCACCGGGACATGCGCAATGTCCTTGAGCGTTCTTCTGCCCGCGAAACGACGATGCGTGTGGCGGCAGGAAGCGTGGCGAAAAAACTGTTGAAAGAGTTGGGGATTACCGTCGGCGTTCATGTCCTCAACATCGGCGGGATCAAAGCTGATGCAAATTATAGAGATGTTCATGATTTAATTGAGCGTGCGGAAGCCTCCGATGTCCGCTGTGTCGATGATGCGGCAAGCGAAAAAATGAAAAAAGCGATTGATGAAGCCAAAAAGAACGGCGATTCCATCGGAGGCGTTGTTCAAGTCGTGGTGGAAGGAGTGCCGATCGGCGTCGGGAGCCATGTGCACTATGACCGCAAGTTGGACGGAAAACTGGGAGGGGCTGTAATGACCATCAATGCCTTTAAAGGCGCTGAGGTCGGTATCGGTTTTGAAGCAGCGAACCTTCCCGGGAGTCAAGTACATGATGAAATTGCCTGGGATGAAGAAAAAGGGTATCACCGCAAAAGCAATCGTCTCGGTGGGTTTGAAGGCGGGATGACAAATGGTATGCCGATTAAAATCAATGGTGTAATGAAGCCGATTCCTACGCTTTATAAACCGTTGCAAAGTGTGGATATTGCTTCAAAAGAACCGTTTTCCGCTTCCATTGAGCGTTCAGACAGTTGCGCTGTTCCCGCGGCAGCGGTCGTTTGTGAGAATGTCATCGCGTTCGAGCTGGCAGATGCCATCGTGGACATGTTCGGTCATGACCGTTTTGATCGGATTCAAGAAGCGATTGACCGCCATCGGGCCGAAGCGAGGGAATTTTAATGCAAACGATGGAAGTGGCTTCTTCCTCGGGCACGTACGCCATTACGGTCGGGAAGCAGCTTAGAATATCTCCATATAGGTATCTGCCGAGCCACTTTCCCCGGAAAAAAAACCGCCTTTTTATCCTTGCGGATGAAACGGTGGCTTCCTATTATTTGGAAGAGGTCCGCGCTGCATATGCGGAAAAGTTGCCCGTGCACACGTACGTGCTACCTGCGGGGGAAGAGATAAAATCATTCTCAGGATATGAGGAAGTAGTAAGTGCCTGTCTGGAAATGGGGCTGGATCGCGAAAGCGCGATCATTGCGCTCGGTGGTGGTGTGATTGGAGATTTGGCAGGATTTGTGGCTGCCACTTATATGCGCGGCATTTCCCTTGTGCAAATGCCGACGACATTGCTCGCCCATGACAGCAGCATTGGCGGGAAAACAGGCATTAATCATCCCGAGGGTAAGAACATGATCGGTGCTTTTCATCAACCCGAAGCAGTGATCTATGATATAGAAATGCTTGATACCCTGCCCGAGAAAGAATGGCGATGTGGGTTTGGAGAAATGCTCAAACATGGGTACATCGGAGATCAACATTTGCTTGAGCAACTAAAGCAATTGAAAACATCCTCCTCTTTCACAATCAGCGATGAACTTCTGGTTTCCTCGATAGCTGTAAAAAAAGACATTGTTCACCAAGATGAACGGGAGCAAGGCCCGCGTGCACATTTGAATTTCGGACACACCCTTGCTCACGCTTTGGAACAAACAACAGGTTACGGGGTATTGACCCATGGAGAAGCGGTTGTGAACGGAATGGTGTTTGCTTTGTATGTCGGCCGCCGGCTCGGTTACGCCGGCCCCGATGCTGCCGGGGAAGTCCAATGGTTGCGTGCTTTCGGATATTCATTCGCGCCTCTGAAGCAAATGGAGCCGACTCAAATCTTGCAAGCCATGAAGCGGGACAAGAAAAATCGCGGCGGCAACATTCGCTACGTCGTGCTCGCAGATGCCCAACGACCCCTCATCGTTACACTCGACGACGCACAACTTTTAACATATATGGATGCTTTCCAGAAGGAGATGGAGCTTACATGAGAGGCATTCGGGGAGCGACAACGGTTGATTATAATGAGGCAGAACATATATGGACGCGGACGAAACGGTTACTTGCGGAAATGGTGGAGGCAAACAATGTCCAGCCGGATCAAGTGGTGCACATTTGGTTTACTGTAACCACCGACATTGATGCAGCCTTTCCCGCGAAAGCTGCCCGCATGCTCCCGGGAGACTGGTCGTATGTGCCGGTGATGTGCGCGACTGAAATCCCGGTGCCGAACAGTTTGCCGCGTTGCATTCGCGTCATGGCCACCGTTAATACGGAGGTTTCCTCGCGGGATATCCGGCATGTTTTTCAGGAGGATGCCATAAAACTAAGACCGGATTTGACAAAACAAGCCGGTGGGGATTATGCTAAAAAAGAGGAAAGTCGCAAGGAAGTATAGCAGAGAATTCCAAATTGAAAATAGATGAGATGAGTGGAGAAGAGCGAGAGTTGAGGAGAGTAGAGAACAGTTGAGGTATGTCCTTTAACCACTCATCCCGCTAGCAGGGATGAGTATTTATGTATAAACAAAACTCTTCTATAAACCTCCGATAGTCATTTTTTGATGCCTTCCCACGCTTCTCTTTTCGGGAGAGGTGAATGCATGAATGGTCACATCCTTTCATTCCTTTGTAAAAGAATCCAAAGAATATCGGCTTGTCCCTATCATTAAACGAATGTTTGCCGATACGACGACACCGATTCAAATGTTCAGGCAATTACAGAATAGTGCCGTCTGTTTGCTTGAAAGTAATGATCGTACGTCGGAGTGGTCACGCTATTCCTTTGTTGGGTTACGTGCTGCTTATCAATTAAAGGAAAACAAACAAGGGTTTCAACTTATAACAGCGGACGGGACAGTACTTGTTACGGCCAGTGATATGCAAACCGCCTTTCAACAATCCTTTCGCATTTTGAGCCCGTCTCCGGCGGCCGATAGCGATGTTCCTTTTCCGGGGGGAGCCGTTGGCGCTCTTCCGTATGATGCGGTTATGCACGAGGAAAAAACAATTAATAAACCTAAAGAAGAGACAATGGAACCCGTGCACTTTTTGTTTTGTGAAACGATGATCGCTTTTGATCACAATCAGGAGATGATCACGATCGTTCATTATAAAGATTGTGCAGGACGATTGCCGGAGGATGTTTACCGGGAAGGGAAGGGTTATATTGATTCGCTCGTGAAGCGTATGGAAAGAAATGATCACTCTAGTATTTCCGGTTCATTTCCGGAAAAAAAAGCCCCTTCCTTTGAAAGGGTGGAGGCAAACTATACGCGTGAAGCATTTGTATCAGCAGTGGAAAAAATACAAACGTATATCGCCCAAGGGGATGTTTTTCAGACAGTTCTTTCCCAACGGTTTGAATGTGATATTGGTACATCGGCGTTCATGATCTATCGGGTATTGCGTCATTTAAATCCTTCCCCGTATATGTTTTTTCTGAAACTGGGTGAAAAAGAAATTGTAGGCAGTTCACCGGAGCGTCTTGTAGAAGTAAAAGATGATGAAGTGGAAATCCATCCGATTGCCGGCACAAGAAAACGAGGCCGAACGAACAAAGAGGATGACTCGCTTGCCGAAGAAATGTTGGCATCGCCGAAAGAACGGGCAGAACATCAAATGTTGGTGGACTTGGCAAGAAATGATGTCGGGCGCATAGCGCGATATGGAACGGTGCGCACACCGGTGTTTATGGACGTAGGGAGATTTTCGCATGTGATGCATATGATCTCCAAAGTCAAAGGCGAGTTAAAATCAGGCGTTCATCCATTGACGGCTCTGCTCGCCGGTTTTCCGGCCGGAACCGTTTCGGGGGCACCGAAGGTGCGGGCAATGGAAATTCTCCAGGAGTTAGAACCGACAAACCGTGGGATTTATGCCGGCGGTATTGCCTACATCGCTTATAACGGTTATATCGATTCTTGCATCGCCATTCGAACGATGACCGTGAAGAACAATCGCGTTCGCATACAAGCCGGAGCCGGAGTCGTTGCCGATTCGGTGCCGGAAGAAGAGTATGAAGAAACGATGAATAAAGCAGCGGCACTGTTAAGTGCCATTGAAATTGCAGAAGAGATGAGTACAGAGGAGATGAGCAAATGATGATCAAGCATGTCTTACGCTCCCTTCTTGAGGGAGAAACCCTTTCGGAAGAAACAGCCGAGGCCGTAATGAGCGAAATGATGAGTGGAGAGACAGAAGAAAGCCAAATCGGGAGTTTT
The Salicibibacter kimchii DNA segment above includes these coding regions:
- the aroC gene encoding chorismate synthase, which codes for MRYLTAGESHGPGLTTIIEGVPAHLPLVQSDINEELKRRQGGYGRGRRMKIEKDLVEITSGVRHGKTTGAPIALSVTNDDFVHWSKVMGIDALHPEDEKMVKNKTLSRPRPGHADLNGAIKYNHRDMRNVLERSSARETTMRVAAGSVAKKLLKELGITVGVHVLNIGGIKADANYRDVHDLIERAEASDVRCVDDAASEKMKKAIDEAKKNGDSIGGVVQVVVEGVPIGVGSHVHYDRKLDGKLGGAVMTINAFKGAEVGIGFEAANLPGSQVHDEIAWDEEKGYHRKSNRLGGFEGGMTNGMPIKINGVMKPIPTLYKPLQSVDIASKEPFSASIERSDSCAVPAAAVVCENVIAFELADAIVDMFGHDRFDRIQEAIDRHRAEAREF
- the aroB gene encoding 3-dehydroquinate synthase encodes the protein MQTMEVASSSGTYAITVGKQLRISPYRYLPSHFPRKKNRLFILADETVASYYLEEVRAAYAEKLPVHTYVLPAGEEIKSFSGYEEVVSACLEMGLDRESAIIALGGGVIGDLAGFVAATYMRGISLVQMPTTLLAHDSSIGGKTGINHPEGKNMIGAFHQPEAVIYDIEMLDTLPEKEWRCGFGEMLKHGYIGDQHLLEQLKQLKTSSSFTISDELLVSSIAVKKDIVHQDEREQGPRAHLNFGHTLAHALEQTTGYGVLTHGEAVVNGMVFALYVGRRLGYAGPDAAGEVQWLRAFGYSFAPLKQMEPTQILQAMKRDKKNRGGNIRYVVLADAQRPLIVTLDDAQLLTYMDAFQKEMELT
- the aroH gene encoding chorismate mutase, coding for MRGIRGATTVDYNEAEHIWTRTKRLLAEMVEANNVQPDQVVHIWFTVTTDIDAAFPAKAARMLPGDWSYVPVMCATEIPVPNSLPRCIRVMATVNTEVSSRDIRHVFQEDAIKLRPDLTKQAGGDYAKKEESRKEV
- the trpE gene encoding anthranilate synthase component I, yielding MVTSFHSFVKESKEYRLVPIIKRMFADTTTPIQMFRQLQNSAVCLLESNDRTSEWSRYSFVGLRAAYQLKENKQGFQLITADGTVLVTASDMQTAFQQSFRILSPSPAADSDVPFPGGAVGALPYDAVMHEEKTINKPKEETMEPVHFLFCETMIAFDHNQEMITIVHYKDCAGRLPEDVYREGKGYIDSLVKRMERNDHSSISGSFPEKKAPSFERVEANYTREAFVSAVEKIQTYIAQGDVFQTVLSQRFECDIGTSAFMIYRVLRHLNPSPYMFFLKLGEKEIVGSSPERLVEVKDDEVEIHPIAGTRKRGRTNKEDDSLAEEMLASPKERAEHQMLVDLARNDVGRIARYGTVRTPVFMDVGRFSHVMHMISKVKGELKSGVHPLTALLAGFPAGTVSGAPKVRAMEILQELEPTNRGIYAGGIAYIAYNGYIDSCIAIRTMTVKNNRVRIQAGAGVVADSVPEEEYEETMNKAAALLSAIEIAEEMSTEEMSK